From the genome of Altererythrobacter sp. BO-6:
TGTCTCTGACATGGCGCTTGCGCTCTCCCCTTGGCTAGGCCGGCCAAGCTCTAACCGCTGGCATCGCCCTTGGAAAGCGCTTGCAGCGCAGCCTTCCACGGCAGCAGCAGTGCACCGTGCCTTCCCGGATAATCGCGCGCGACCAGCAACGGTCCGAAACCGGGCCACGTCGGTTCGGCACCGGTTGGCTCGTTCAGCCAGCTTCCGATTTCAGCCAGGTGTCCCGCAAGATCGGCCCGGTCGAAGCCCTGGCCGCCTTTCGCGAATATCGCTGCCGAGGCCTGACCCACCGCGCAGGCCGAAACGCGCAGACCAAGGCGGGCGATCCTGCTCCGATCGTCAAGCTCAAGCCCGATCTCGATGCTGCTGCCGCAGGTCTTGGAGCGCGCGCTGCCGGAATGCTCCCATGCGCCGACGAAAGGATAACTCGCAAGCTCAGTCGCTAGCGACAACAGGGTTGGCGAGTAGAGCTGTCCCGCCGTGCCAGCGCTCATTCTGCCGCTTCCGCAGCCTCGCGCAATGCTTCGCGGCGCTCGGCGATGATCTCGACCATTGCGCGCGAGCTGGTATCGATAATCGGATAGGTTCGACCGGTCACAATCCAGTCTGGCCGCCCCTTGTATCCCCACACGGTGTCATAACCGAGCGCAAGCAGCGAGAAGGCGAAGACCACGATCAGGCCGCCCTTGAGCAGGCCGAAACCAAAGCCAAGCACCCGGTCAATCGGGCCCATGATCGAATTGCGCGAGGCCTCGCCCACATTGTTCGCGATCACCTTCATGGCCGCATAGGGGATGAGCAGCAGCAAAACGAAGGCCAGGATCGCGGTAGTGATCGGGGAGTCGATATAACCATCAAGGAACTCGGCCAGAGGCGTATGGAGCTGATGTATTGCAAAAGCCGCCAGCACCCAGGCCGCCAGAGAGAGCACTTCCTGAACCAACCCCCGCATGAAGCCACCGATGGCGGCAATGCCGACAATGACCAGCACAATGATATCGAACCCGTTCATGGGTTGTACCGATTATGGATTTGCCATCACGCGGTCAACGAGGTTCGCAACTTGTCCCAAACCGCGATAGTTAATCGCCGACGAGCCGTTTTCGGCAGCCGCCGGGCCGAATGCTGCGGTGAAGCCCAGCTTGTCCGCCTCGCGCAAACGCAAACTGGTGTGTGCGACGGGCCGGATTTCGCCCGCCAGCGATACTTCCCCGAACCAGACCGATTGTTGCGGCAAGGGCTTATCGGCGAGTGCGGAAACGAGTGCTGCGGCCACCGCAAGGTCAGCCGCCGGATCCGACAGGCGGTATCCCCCGGCGATATTGAGGTAAACTTCGGCCGAGCTGAAGTTAAGCCCGCAGCGCGATTCCAAGACTGCAAGCAACATCGCGAGCCGGCTGCTGTCCCAGCCCACCACCGCGCGGCGCGGCGTAGCGCCCGATTGCAGGCGCACGATCAGCGCCTGGATTTCCACCAGCACAGGTCGCGTGCCTTCCAGTGCCGGGAAAACGGCGCTCCCCGCCAGCGGCTGATCGCGTCCCGAAAGGAACAGCATGGATGGATTGCCCACTTCTTCCAGACCTTCGCTCACCATCGAGAAAACGCCGATCTCGTCGACCGCCCCGAAGCGGTTCTTCAGCGCACGCAGGATACGGTATTGATGGCTGCGCTCCCCTTCGAAGCTCATCACCACATCGACCATGTGTTCAAGCACGCGCGGACCGGCGATGCTGCCGTCCTTGGTAACATGGCCGACCAAGACCATCGCGACCCCATTTTCCTTGGCATAGCGGATCAGTTCGAAGGCACAGCCGCGAACCTGGCTGACTGTGCCCGGCGCGCCTTCGATCGTGTCGGAATACATCGTCTGGATCGAATCGATCACCAGCAGCGCCGGTGGTGCCATCTGGCCCAGCGTCGTCAGGATATCGCGGACCGAGGTTTCCGAAGCCAGCCTGATCGGTGCATCGGCCAGGCCCAGCCGTGACGCGCGCATGCGCACCTGCCCGGCCGCCTCTTCGCCGCTGACATAGACCACTTCGCGCCCGCTGCGCGCAATCGTTGCCGCCGCTTGGAGTAGTAATGTAGATTTACCGATGCCCGGATCGCCGCCCATCAGCACTGCGGAACCGGGTACCAGCCCCCCGCCAAGCGCCCGGTCAAATTCCTTGAGCCCCGTTGTTTGCCGGACCGGCAACTCACCGGGTCGGTTGAGTTCGACAAACTCCACCGCTCTGCCCCCGCGCGACAGATCGTGCTTTTGCGAGAAAACGGTCGCCGGTGCATCCTCCACCAGCGTGTTCCACTCGGCACAGTCGGGGCATTGCCCTTGCCAGCGGTGCGAAACACTGCCGCAAGCCTGACACACAAAGCGTTTCTTGGTCTTGGCCATAGTCGCGCGATAAACAGAACATTACAGGAACGCAATTGCCAACTTGCGGTTGGCACGTCACTATCCCCCGATGCACCAGAAGGAACTTCGCATTGCCCTGGTCTGCTACGGCGGCGTCAGCCTGGCGGTATACATGCATGGCGTCACCAAGGAATTGTGGCACCTGGCGCGGGCAAGCCGTGCGTTCCATGCCGGCGAGACGGCCGAAACCGGCACTGCAAAAATATATCGGGATCTGCTGGAGCACATCGAACAAGCACATTCGCTCAGGTTGCGGGTGTTGCCGGATATCCTGACCGGGGCCAGCGCCGGCGGGATCAACGCGGTGTTCCTTTCGCAAGCGATCTATGCGGGCCACTCGCTGGAGCCCCTGACCGACCTGTGGCTGGAAAATGCCGATGTCGACCGCTTGCTCGATCCCGACGCGCGGCCCCTATGGAAATTCGCCAAGTTCTGGGCGCAGCCGATTGCATGGTGGCTAATCTCACGCCCTGGCAATGTCGTATCCGAAAGCGTCGCACCCGAAACGCGTGATGAAGTTCGCAGGAAAGTGTCGCGCTTCATTCGCGGGCGCTGGTTCGAGCCGCCGTTTTCCGGCGACAATTTTTCGCAACTGCTGTTCGATGCATTGGCCGCGATGCGTGATGCCCCATCGGGGCCGCCGCTGCTGCCGCCGGATCATCCGATCGACCTGTTCGTGACCAGCACGGATTTTCGCGGCCATGTGGAACTCCTGCGCCTCAACAGCCCGCCGGTCGTGGAAGAGAGCGAACATCGCCTGCCAATTCACTTTCGCGGACAGATTGACCATCTGCCGGGTGACGGCATTGCCAATCTGCTGGAACTGACCTTCGCCGCGCGTGCCACGGCCAGTTTTCCCGGGGCATTCCCGGCATTGGAATTGAAGGAGATCGACCGTCTGGCCCAGCGCAGAGGGGTCGACTGGGCCAGCCGCAGCGAATTCCTGCACCGGATAATGCCCACACATGCGCGGCTTGATACGCTTGAGAAAGTGGCGCTGATCGACGGATCGGTTCTGGTCAACGCGCCCTTTGCCGAAGCGATCAACGCGCTGCATGGTCGGCCCGGCCACCGCGAGGTTGACCGCCGCTTCGTCTATATCGATCCACGGCCAGACCGGATCGCCACGATGAAGGATGAAACCCCCAAGCCGGTGGGATTCTTTGCGGCAATCTTTGGTTCGATCTCCACCCTGCCGCGCGAACAACCGATCCGCGACAATCTGCAACTGCTTGAACAGCAATCGCGCGACGCCGCCCGCCTGCAGCAAATCCTGGCCGGTTTGCGTCCCGAGGTCGAACGTGCGGTAGAGAAACTGTTCGGGCTAACCTTCTTCCTCGACCGCCCCACGCCCAAAAGGCTGCATGGTTGGCGCGCCAAGGCGCAGCAGGCTGCAGCCGAGAACGCGGGGTATGCCTTCCAGTCGTATGCGCAGGTCAAGTTCGCCGGGATTGTCGATCAGCTGGCAAAGCTGGTGAGCGATGCCGCACCGCAGCTCGACCTGCCCGATTGCGACCCGATTGCGGCTGCCTTGCGGGCTGAGCTAGAGCGTCGGGGCCTCAGCGAATTGTCCGGCCCGAAGGGTGGTGCCAGCGAAGCCGCCATCGGCTTTTTCCGCGCCCATGACGTCGGCTTCCGCATCCGCCGGTTGCGCATGCTGGCAAGGCGTTTGGCACGCGATTGGGAACGCGACCCGGAGATCCCTGACGATGCATTGGATGTGGCGCGAAGCGAGATCTACGCCATCCTGAGCGACTATTACCACCGCGATACCCTCGCCGCGCTAGGTCCTGATTTTCCAGCGATCGCGGCCAATGTTTTCAGGGACCCAGGTGCGGTGCTCGATTTCCTGGAGCAGAAGCGCCTGCTCCCCGAAGTCGATGACCAGGCCGAAGACAGATTGTGCGAAGCTCTCGGCAAGATGCCCAAGCAGCTTCGCCGCCGGATGCTGCTCGCCTATCTCGGCTTCCCTTATTTCGATGTCGCTACCCTGCCCTTGCTGCAGCAGGAGGGTTTGACCGAATTCGATCCGATCAAGGTTGACCGAATCTCTCCCGATGACGCCCGTTCGATCCGCGATGGCGGTGCGCGGGCGACGCTACGCGGTATCGAGTTCTATAATTTCGGGGCCTTCTTCAGCCGTGCCTATCGCGAGAACGATTATATCTGGGGGCGGCTGCACGGGGCCGAACGCATGATCGACCTGGTCTGCTCGACGCTCGAGCGACCATTGGATGAGGATGACTGCCGCAGTTTCAAGCGCGCCGCGTTTGACGCCATTATCGATGAGGAACTGCAGGCCGGGCGCTGCGCGCGGGACCTTCTAGAAGGATTGCGCGCGGAAATCGCCGCGCGCTTTACCTAGCTGCCGAAAGCATCCTTCAGGCGATCGAAGAAACCCTTGCTTTCCGGGCATTCCTCACCGGTTTCGGTGTCGCGAAACTGCTCGAGCAATTCTTTTTGCTTCTTCGACAGCCTGGTGGGCGTTTCGACTGCGATTTCGACCACCAGGTCACCCCGTCCGCGGCCCTGCAGCACCGGCATGCCCGCGCCACGTACCGCGCAGCTGCTTGCCAGACTGGATGCCGGCCGGAATCTCGACGGTGTTCGCGTCGCCGCCCAGGTCGGGGATGTCGACCGTACCGCCCAGCGCCGCCGTGGTGAAACTGATCGGCACCCGCGTGGCCAGCGTGGTGCCTTCGCGCTGGAACACCGGATGCGGCTTCACATGGACGAAAATGTAGAGATCGCCCGGAGGTGCGCCGCGCGGGCCTGCCTCGCCTTTTCCGGCCAGGCGGATGCGGGTGCCGGTATCGACACCGGGAGGAATTTCCACTTCCAGTGCGCGCGCCTTGTCCACCACGCCTTCGCCGCGGCATTCCTTGCACGGATCCTCGATCACCGCGCCGCGCCCGTGGCAGGTCGGGCATGGCCGCTCGACCACGAAGAAGCCCTGCTTGGCGCGGACCTTGCCGTGACCGTCGCACATGCGGCATTCGCGCTCGCCAGTGCCGGGCTTTGCGCCCGAGCCGGAACAGGTCTCGCAGCCTTGAGATACCTCGATTTCGAGCTCGACCGACTTGCCGTGGAAGGCATCGTCGAGCGTCACTTCAAGATCGTAACGCAGGTCGGCACCGCGGCGTGGCTGGGCCCGGCGTGCACCGCCGCCGCCAAAGGCGCTGCCGAAGATCGTCTCGAAAATATCGCCGATGTCGCCAAAGTCGCCCTGCGGGCCGCGGCCACCGCCACCCATCCCGCCGTTCTGGAACGCGGCATGGCCGAAGCGGTCGTACGCTGCACGCTTCTGCGGATCCTTTAGGCAGTCGTAAGCCTCGTTGATGGCCTTGAAGCGCGCTTCGCTATCGTGGCACCCCGGATTGCGGTCGGGGTGATACTTCATCGCCAGCTTGCGATAAGCGCTCTTGATCGCGGCACCATCGGCGTCGCGGGTTACTTCGAGCAGCTCGTAATAATCGATATCGGTTGAAGCCATAAGGTCCCCGCCCCTTCAAAGCCTATCCGCCACCGGCGCTGCATGCACCAGTGGCGGGAAGGCCTTCATCAGGACATCAGCCCTTGTTGTTGTCTTCGTCGACTTCGGAGAATTCGGCGTCGACCACTTCCTCGTCAGCGGGCTTTTCAGTTGCGCCTGCATCCGGCGAAGCGGCAGCTGCCTGCTCCTTCTCGTAGATCTGCTGGCCCATCTTCATGGCCGCTTCGGTCAATGCCTGCGCCTTGGCGGTGATCGCCGCGACATCGTCACCTTCCAGCGCGCTCTTGGCGTCCGCCAGGGCGGCCTCGACGGCTGCCTTGGTGTCCGCATCGATCTTGTCGCCATGCTCTTCAAGCTGCTTTTCGGTAGCATGGACCAGGCTGTCGGCCTGGTTGCGGGCCTCGGCGGATTCGCGCCGCTTCTTGTCTTCCTCGGCGAATTTCTCGGCATCGCGCACCATCTGGTCGATGTCGGCGTCCGATAGGCCGCCCGAGGCCTGGATGCGGATCTGCTGTTCCTTGCCGGTGCCCTTGTCCTTGGCCGACACGTTGACGATGCCGTTGGCATCGATGTCGAAAGTGACTTCGATCTGCGGTACGCCGCGCGGCGCCGGGGGCAGGCCGACAAGGTCGAACTGGCCGAGCAGCTTGTTGTCCGCAGCCATTTCGCGCTCGCCCTGGAACACGCGGATGGTCACCGCATTCTGGTTGTCCTCGGCGGTCGAATAGACCTGCGTCTTCTTGGTCGGGATCGTAGTGTTGCGGTCGATCATGCGGGTGAATACGCCGCCCAGCGTTTCGATGCCGAGCGAGAGCGGCGTCACGTCGAGCAGCAGCACGTCCTTGACGTCACCCTGCAGCACGCCCGCCTGGATCGCGGCGCCCATTGCCACCACTTCGTCGGGGTTCACGCCGGTGTGCGGCTTCTTGCCGAAGAATTCCTCGACCACTTCGCGGACCTTGGGCATGCGGGTCATCCCGCCGACCAGGATCACTTCGTCAACGCTGCCCTTGTCGATACCGGCATCGGCCAGCGCCTTCTTGCAGGGCTCGAGCGTGCGCTTGACCAGGTCACCCACCAGCTGTTCCAGCTTCGAACGGGTCAGCGTTTCCACCAGGTGCAGCGGGGTCGACGAACCGTCTTCCATGCGCGCGGTGATGAAGGGCAGGTTGATTTCGGTCTGGGCCGAGCTCGACAGCTCGATCTTGGCCTTTTCCGCCGCTTCCTTCAGGCGCTGCAGCGCAAGCTTGTCCTTGCGCAGGTCCATGTTTTCTTTCGATTTGAACTGTTCGGCCAGATATTCGACGATCGCGCTGTCGAAGTCTTCGCCGCCCAGGAAGGTGTCGCCATTGGTCGACTTCACTTCGAACACGCCGTCACCGATCTCGAGGATCGAGACGTCGAAAGTGCCGCCGCCAAGGTCATAGACGGCGATGGTCTTACCATCGTCCTTTTCGAGACCATAGGCTAACGCCGCTGCGGTCGGTTCGTTGATGATGCGCAGCACTTCAAGGCCGGCGATCTGGCCGGCGTCCTTGGTCGCCTGGCGCTGCGCGTCATTGAAGTAAGCCGGGACGGTAATGACCGCCTGCGTCACGGTTTCGCCAAGATAGCTCTCAGCCGTTTCCTTCATCTTCTGCAGGATGAAAGCGGAAATCTGGCTGGGCGAATAGTCCTCGCCGCCCGCGTTCACCCAGGCATCGCCGTTCTTGCCCTTGACGATGTTGTAGGGGACCAGTTCCATGTCCTTCTTGGTCATGGGATCGTCAAAGCGGCGGCCGATCAGGCGCTTCACCGCGAAAATCGTATTGTCGGGGTTGGTCACCGCCTGGCGCTTGGCCGGCTGCCCGATCAGGCGCTCACCATCCTTGGTGAAAGCGACGATCGACGGCGTGGTGCGCGCACCTTCCGAATTCTCGATAACCTTGGGTTTGCCCCCGTCCATCACCGACACGCAGGAGTTGGTGGTGCCGAGGTCGATACCGATTACTTTGGCCATTCTATTCCCATC
Proteins encoded in this window:
- a CDS encoding iron-sulfur cluster assembly scaffold protein, whose product is MSAGTAGQLYSPTLLSLATELASYPFVGAWEHSGSARSKTCGSSIEIGLELDDRSRIARLGLRVSACAVGQASAAIFAKGGQGFDRADLAGHLAEIGSWLNEPTGAEPTWPGFGPLLVARDYPGRHGALLLPWKAALQALSKGDASG
- a CDS encoding CvpA family protein → MNGFDIIVLVIVGIAAIGGFMRGLVQEVLSLAAWVLAAFAIHQLHTPLAEFLDGYIDSPITTAILAFVLLLLIPYAAMKVIANNVGEASRNSIMGPIDRVLGFGFGLLKGGLIVVFAFSLLALGYDTVWGYKGRPDWIVTGRTYPIIDTSSRAMVEIIAERREALREAAEAAE
- the radA gene encoding DNA repair protein RadA, coding for MAKTKKRFVCQACGSVSHRWQGQCPDCAEWNTLVEDAPATVFSQKHDLSRGGRAVEFVELNRPGELPVRQTTGLKEFDRALGGGLVPGSAVLMGGDPGIGKSTLLLQAAATIARSGREVVYVSGEEAAGQVRMRASRLGLADAPIRLASETSVRDILTTLGQMAPPALLVIDSIQTMYSDTIEGAPGTVSQVRGCAFELIRYAKENGVAMVLVGHVTKDGSIAGPRVLEHMVDVVMSFEGERSHQYRILRALKNRFGAVDEIGVFSMVSEGLEEVGNPSMLFLSGRDQPLAGSAVFPALEGTRPVLVEIQALIVRLQSGATPRRAVVGWDSSRLAMLLAVLESRCGLNFSSAEVYLNIAGGYRLSDPAADLAVAAALVSALADKPLPQQSVWFGEVSLAGEIRPVAHTSLRLREADKLGFTAAFGPAAAENGSSAINYRGLGQVANLVDRVMANP
- a CDS encoding patatin-like protein, with translation MHQKELRIALVCYGGVSLAVYMHGVTKELWHLARASRAFHAGETAETGTAKIYRDLLEHIEQAHSLRLRVLPDILTGASAGGINAVFLSQAIYAGHSLEPLTDLWLENADVDRLLDPDARPLWKFAKFWAQPIAWWLISRPGNVVSESVAPETRDEVRRKVSRFIRGRWFEPPFSGDNFSQLLFDALAAMRDAPSGPPLLPPDHPIDLFVTSTDFRGHVELLRLNSPPVVEESEHRLPIHFRGQIDHLPGDGIANLLELTFAARATASFPGAFPALELKEIDRLAQRRGVDWASRSEFLHRIMPTHARLDTLEKVALIDGSVLVNAPFAEAINALHGRPGHREVDRRFVYIDPRPDRIATMKDETPKPVGFFAAIFGSISTLPREQPIRDNLQLLEQQSRDAARLQQILAGLRPEVERAVEKLFGLTFFLDRPTPKRLHGWRAKAQQAAAENAGYAFQSYAQVKFAGIVDQLAKLVSDAAPQLDLPDCDPIAAALRAELERRGLSELSGPKGGASEAAIGFFRAHDVGFRIRRLRMLARRLARDWERDPEIPDDALDVARSEIYAILSDYYHRDTLAALGPDFPAIAANVFRDPGAVLDFLEQKRLLPEVDDQAEDRLCEALGKMPKQLRRRMLLAYLGFPYFDVATLPLLQQEGLTEFDPIKVDRISPDDARSIRDGGARATLRGIEFYNFGAFFSRAYRENDYIWGRLHGAERMIDLVCSTLERPLDEDDCRSFKRAAFDAIIDEELQAGRCARDLLEGLRAEIAARFT
- the dnaK gene encoding molecular chaperone DnaK, which codes for MAKVIGIDLGTTNSCVSVMDGGKPKVIENSEGARTTPSIVAFTKDGERLIGQPAKRQAVTNPDNTIFAVKRLIGRRFDDPMTKKDMELVPYNIVKGKNGDAWVNAGGEDYSPSQISAFILQKMKETAESYLGETVTQAVITVPAYFNDAQRQATKDAGQIAGLEVLRIINEPTAAALAYGLEKDDGKTIAVYDLGGGTFDVSILEIGDGVFEVKSTNGDTFLGGEDFDSAIVEYLAEQFKSKENMDLRKDKLALQRLKEAAEKAKIELSSSAQTEINLPFITARMEDGSSTPLHLVETLTRSKLEQLVGDLVKRTLEPCKKALADAGIDKGSVDEVILVGGMTRMPKVREVVEEFFGKKPHTGVNPDEVVAMGAAIQAGVLQGDVKDVLLLDVTPLSLGIETLGGVFTRMIDRNTTIPTKKTQVYSTAEDNQNAVTIRVFQGEREMAADNKLLGQFDLVGLPPAPRGVPQIEVTFDIDANGIVNVSAKDKGTGKEQQIRIQASGGLSDADIDQMVRDAEKFAEEDKKRRESAEARNQADSLVHATEKQLEEHGDKIDADTKAAVEAALADAKSALEGDDVAAITAKAQALTEAAMKMGQQIYEKEQAAAASPDAGATEKPADEEVVDAEFSEVDEDNNKG